From Ancylobacter pratisalsi, one genomic window encodes:
- a CDS encoding SDR family oxidoreductase, with product MDLELNGRTALVLGSSRGLGEAIARTLAKEGARVIISGRNAARVATVAAEIRAAGGAADELVLDLADRDGLTAALDALTTPVDILINNSGGPPPGPVAQASAEQWSASFEAMVGAIFAITTKLLPGMRARGYGRIVNLVSSGVAQPIPNLGLSNALRASIVGWAKTLAGEVAKDGVTVNCVLPGRIHTSRVDELDAAAAKRTGSTPDAVAEASRATIPMGRYGDPQEFADVVTFLASARASYVTGTQVRVDGGLIRGL from the coding sequence ATGGATCTTGAACTCAACGGACGCACCGCCCTCGTTCTCGGCTCCAGCCGGGGGCTCGGCGAGGCGATTGCCCGCACGCTGGCCAAGGAAGGCGCGCGCGTCATCATCAGCGGGCGCAACGCCGCGCGCGTCGCCACCGTGGCGGCCGAGATCCGCGCGGCGGGCGGGGCGGCCGACGAGCTGGTGCTGGACCTCGCCGATCGCGACGGGCTGACCGCCGCGCTCGACGCGCTGACCACCCCGGTCGACATCCTCATCAACAACAGCGGCGGCCCGCCTCCCGGCCCGGTGGCACAGGCTTCCGCCGAGCAGTGGAGCGCCAGCTTCGAGGCCATGGTGGGCGCGATCTTCGCCATCACCACGAAGCTGCTGCCGGGCATGCGCGCGCGCGGCTATGGGCGGATCGTCAATCTGGTGTCGTCCGGCGTGGCCCAGCCCATTCCCAATCTCGGCCTGTCCAATGCGCTGCGCGCCTCCATCGTCGGCTGGGCCAAGACGCTGGCGGGCGAGGTGGCCAAGGACGGGGTGACGGTGAACTGCGTGCTGCCCGGCCGCATTCACACCTCGCGCGTCGACGAACTCGACGCGGCGGCCGCCAAGCGCACCGGCTCCACGCCGGACGCGGTGGCGGAGGCCTCGCGCGCTACCATTCCCATGGGCCGCTACGGCGACCCGCAGGAATTCGCCGATGTGGTGACGTTTCTGGCCAGCGCGCGGGCAAGCTATGTCACGGGCACGCAGGTGCGCGTCGATGGCGGGCTGATCCGCGGGCTGTAA
- a CDS encoding amino acid ABC transporter permease produces the protein MSFSEWLDFFMPYVPGFLHASWLVLVITVLVIIVSWICGLLVALGKASQIGIIRQASVFYIWFVRGTPALIQIFIVYFGLPQLGLGLSPFVAGVLALGINSGAYVAEIIRSGLSAIPKGQVESSLALGMSRGETLRRIVLPQVVRIILPAITNEAISTLKNTSLLSTITVVELTLYAQTIIATTFRPFEFYAATAVIYLIMTTMLSQLAAVLERHNARYV, from the coding sequence ATGAGCTTCTCGGAATGGCTCGATTTCTTCATGCCCTATGTGCCGGGCTTCCTGCACGCCTCCTGGCTGGTGCTGGTGATCACGGTGCTGGTCATCATCGTCAGCTGGATCTGCGGGCTGCTGGTGGCGCTGGGCAAGGCCTCGCAGATCGGCATCATCCGGCAGGCCAGCGTATTCTACATCTGGTTCGTGCGCGGCACCCCGGCGCTGATCCAGATCTTCATCGTCTATTTCGGCCTGCCCCAGCTCGGACTCGGGCTGTCGCCCTTCGTCGCCGGCGTGCTGGCGCTGGGCATCAATAGCGGGGCCTATGTCGCCGAGATCATCCGCTCGGGCCTCTCGGCCATTCCCAAGGGGCAGGTCGAATCCTCGCTGGCGCTGGGCATGAGCCGGGGCGAGACGCTGCGGCGCATCGTGCTGCCGCAGGTGGTGCGCATCATCCTGCCGGCGATCACCAACGAGGCGATCTCGACGCTGAAGAACACCTCGCTTCTGTCCACCATCACGGTGGTCGAGCTGACGCTCTACGCCCAGACCATCATCGCCACCACCTTCCGCCCCTTCGAGTTCTACGCCGCGACCGCGGTCATCTACCTGATCATGACCACGATGCTGTCCCAGCTCGCGGCCGTGCTGGAGCGCCACAATGCCCGCTATGTCTGA
- a CDS encoding transporter substrate-binding domain-containing protein, with product MRLPFLTVLAAAAIGAVMSQPVAAQELELIQPGKILIATEGTYPPFSMRAPDGTLDGLEIRVGKEIARRLNLEYTPVIIKWESLLVGLEAGQYDFASDAMDITAERQKQVMFADGWLESGGRVVTKKGSDIKKAADIKGRTVGVLVASTWQKLAEERGATVKTYKAESDALQDLVNGNIDGVITDSIAAAYAIQESKLPLTMTEDYVSHVQKGFPFKKGKPNLVKAVNKALADMVADGTYAKLTTPIIGYSPAPKDPIRTQF from the coding sequence ATGCGTCTTCCGTTTCTGACCGTACTTGCCGCCGCCGCGATCGGCGCCGTCATGTCCCAGCCGGTCGCCGCCCAGGAACTGGAATTGATCCAGCCGGGCAAGATCCTCATCGCCACCGAGGGCACCTATCCGCCCTTCAGCATGCGCGCGCCGGACGGCACGCTCGACGGCCTCGAGATCCGCGTCGGCAAGGAGATCGCCCGGCGGCTGAACCTCGAATACACGCCCGTCATCATCAAGTGGGAGTCGCTGCTCGTCGGCCTCGAAGCCGGCCAGTACGACTTCGCCTCCGACGCCATGGACATCACCGCCGAGCGCCAGAAGCAGGTGATGTTCGCCGATGGCTGGCTGGAATCGGGCGGGCGCGTGGTCACCAAGAAGGGCTCGGACATCAAGAAGGCCGCCGATATCAAGGGCCGCACCGTCGGCGTGCTGGTCGCCTCCACCTGGCAGAAGCTCGCCGAGGAGCGCGGCGCGACGGTGAAGACCTACAAGGCCGAATCCGACGCGCTGCAGGATCTCGTCAACGGCAATATCGACGGCGTCATCACCGATTCCATCGCCGCCGCCTACGCGATCCAGGAATCCAAGCTCCCGCTGACCATGACCGAGGATTATGTCAGCCACGTCCAGAAGGGCTTCCCCTTCAAGAAGGGCAAGCCGAACCTCGTCAAGGCGGTGAACAAGGCGCTGGCCGACATGGTTGCGGACGGCACCTATGCCAAGCTCACCACCCCGATCATCGGCTATTCGCCCGCGCCGAAGGATCCCATCCGCACGCAGTTCTGA
- a CDS encoding LamB/YcsF family protein, with product MSTIDLNSDMGEGFGVYSLGDDDAMLEIVTSANIACGFHAGDPLVMASTLAAAAANGVGVGAHPSFLDLWGFGRRPIMGERPEDVEKHLIYQIGALQALAHSAGQKLQHVKTHGSLGNLANEDADLARAVARAIRAVDRDLVFVVMPGLETERAGEAAGLTVAREVYADRAYADNGNLVSRKLPGAVIHDGDAAATRVLRMVEDGEIVTASGGRLKVKSDTVCVHGDTHGAVDMARRIRARLEGAGIVIRPFGEWLA from the coding sequence ATGAGCACGATCGATCTCAACAGCGACATGGGCGAGGGCTTCGGCGTCTATTCGCTCGGCGATGACGACGCGATGCTGGAGATCGTCACCTCCGCCAACATCGCCTGCGGCTTCCATGCCGGCGACCCGCTGGTGATGGCGAGCACGCTGGCCGCGGCCGCCGCCAATGGCGTCGGTGTGGGCGCTCATCCCAGCTTTCTGGACCTGTGGGGTTTCGGCCGGCGCCCGATCATGGGCGAGCGGCCGGAGGATGTGGAGAAGCACCTGATCTACCAGATCGGCGCCTTGCAGGCGCTGGCCCACAGCGCCGGGCAGAAGCTGCAGCACGTCAAGACCCATGGCTCGCTCGGCAATCTCGCCAATGAGGATGCCGACCTCGCCCGCGCCGTGGCCCGCGCCATCCGGGCGGTCGATCGCGATCTCGTCTTCGTGGTGATGCCGGGGCTGGAAACCGAGCGGGCCGGCGAGGCGGCGGGCCTCACGGTCGCGCGCGAGGTCTATGCCGACCGCGCCTATGCCGACAACGGCAACCTCGTCTCCCGCAAATTGCCCGGCGCGGTGATCCATGACGGCGATGCCGCCGCCACCCGCGTGCTGCGCATGGTGGAGGATGGCGAGATCGTCACCGCCAGCGGGGGCCGGCTCAAGGTGAAGTCCGACACGGTCTGCGTTCATGGCGACACCCACGGTGCCGTGGACATGGCCCGCCGCATCCGGGCGCGGCTCGAAGGCGCGGGAATTGTCATCCGGCCCTTCGGCGAGTGGCTGGCCTGA
- the pxpB gene encoding 5-oxoprolinase subunit PxpB produces MNPSSPAFPRLLDAGESGLVVEFGSDIDAAVNERVIALDRALARHPVAGICETVPTYRSLLVLFDPLVIARAALAAHVLACESALEQAPTGAEAGTLWRVPVLYGGAHGVDLEAVAQQHGLSPEALIALHSGALYRVYMIGFAPGFAYLGGLPEAIHTSRRTDPRPKTPERSISIGGRQAAISPPIEVPSGWHLLGQTPVRSYDPARAQPFLFAAGDRIRFAPIDAPTYRDMLAAAEAGEIVASRESAPGGGPDV; encoded by the coding sequence ATGAACCCCTCCAGCCCCGCCTTTCCCCGCCTGCTCGATGCCGGAGAAAGCGGCCTCGTCGTCGAGTTCGGCAGCGACATCGACGCGGCGGTGAATGAGCGCGTGATCGCGCTCGACCGCGCCCTCGCCCGGCACCCCGTCGCGGGCATATGCGAGACCGTGCCGACCTATCGCTCGCTGCTGGTGCTGTTCGATCCGCTGGTGATCGCGCGCGCCGCCCTCGCCGCCCATGTCCTCGCCTGTGAGAGCGCGCTGGAACAGGCGCCGACGGGCGCGGAGGCCGGCACGCTCTGGCGGGTGCCGGTGCTGTATGGCGGCGCCCACGGGGTGGACCTCGAAGCGGTGGCACAGCAGCACGGGCTGAGCCCGGAGGCCCTGATCGCCCTGCACAGCGGTGCGCTGTACCGCGTCTACATGATCGGCTTCGCGCCCGGCTTCGCCTATCTCGGCGGCCTGCCGGAGGCCATCCACACCAGCCGGCGCACCGACCCGCGCCCGAAGACGCCCGAGCGCAGCATCTCCATCGGCGGGCGCCAGGCCGCCATCTCGCCGCCCATCGAGGTGCCGAGCGGCTGGCACCTGCTCGGCCAGACCCCGGTGCGCTCCTATGATCCCGCGCGAGCCCAGCCCTTCCTGTTCGCGGCCGGCGACCGGATCCGCTTCGCCCCGATCGACGCCCCCACCTATCGCGACATGCTGGCCGCCGCCGAGGCGGGCGAGATCGTCGCCAGCCGCGAGAGCGCGCCGGGAGGCGGCCCCGATGTCTGA
- a CDS encoding DUF1989 domain-containing protein, producing MKFEEAGTMVLPAGHGKALCLRAGWSVRVVNPHGTQALDFWAYNAADPSEYLSMDNVRSFNSVAYVEKDTALVTTERRPIVCMTEDTSAGQHDTLLCACNPAIYRELGVKGFHRSCATNMHEALGEIGMKMAFTPAPLNLFMSVDVRPDGSLDRILPRSKPGAAVTFRAEFDAVLVFSNCPQDVTTINGPDKTPRDCVLEILPPADAA from the coding sequence ATGAAATTCGAGGAAGCCGGCACCATGGTGCTGCCCGCCGGCCACGGCAAGGCTCTCTGCCTGCGGGCGGGCTGGAGCGTGCGCGTGGTCAATCCCCATGGCACCCAGGCGCTGGACTTCTGGGCCTACAACGCGGCCGACCCGTCCGAATACCTGTCCATGGACAATGTGCGCTCGTTCAACTCGGTCGCCTATGTCGAGAAGGACACCGCGCTGGTGACCACCGAGCGGCGCCCGATCGTGTGCATGACCGAGGACACCTCGGCCGGCCAGCACGATACGCTGCTGTGCGCCTGCAACCCGGCGATCTATCGCGAGCTGGGCGTGAAGGGGTTTCACCGCAGCTGCGCCACCAACATGCACGAGGCGCTGGGCGAGATCGGGATGAAGATGGCGTTCACCCCGGCGCCGCTGAACCTGTTCATGAGCGTCGACGTGCGCCCGGACGGCTCGCTGGACCGCATCCTGCCGCGCTCCAAGCCGGGTGCCGCCGTGACGTTCCGCGCCGAGTTCGACGCCGTGCTGGTGTTCTCCAACTGCCCGCAGGACGTGACCACCATCAACGGCCCCGATAAGACGCCGCGCGACTGCGTGCTGGAAATCCTGCCGCCGGCGGACGCGGCGTGA
- a CDS encoding GntR family transcriptional regulator, producing MNEPALDEAAPRRLAREVHRRLEDMIFSGRLRGGEVLTERRLADALDVSRTPLRDALLMLESEGLLKRRGTRYLEVRQMTVPEYMQVLNIRRLLEPEAARLCIGRIDLSRLEGLRRQLEALTAGGENGHTAEDAASSAAIDDAMHGEIAMAAGNPLMANMIRDLRRRTRIFDLGRMPNRAGAVYREHIDIIAAIERGDAGEAGAAMVRHIDNVKASIIRHLSTI from the coding sequence ATGAACGAGCCGGCCCTTGACGAAGCCGCCCCGCGCCGCCTTGCCCGCGAGGTGCATCGACGCCTGGAGGACATGATCTTCTCGGGCCGGCTGCGCGGGGGCGAGGTGCTCACCGAACGGCGGCTGGCGGACGCGCTGGACGTCTCGCGCACCCCGCTGCGCGATGCCCTGCTGATGCTGGAGAGTGAGGGCCTGCTCAAGCGGCGCGGCACGCGCTACCTCGAAGTGCGGCAGATGACCGTGCCCGAATACATGCAGGTGCTGAACATCCGCCGTCTGCTGGAACCAGAGGCGGCCCGGCTCTGTATCGGGCGGATCGACCTGTCCCGCCTCGAAGGCCTGCGCCGCCAGCTGGAGGCCCTCACGGCCGGTGGCGAAAACGGCCACACCGCCGAGGATGCGGCCTCAAGCGCGGCCATTGACGACGCCATGCATGGCGAGATCGCCATGGCGGCCGGCAACCCGCTGATGGCGAACATGATCCGCGACCTGCGCCGGCGCACCCGCATCTTCGATCTCGGGCGCATGCCGAACCGGGCCGGCGCGGTCTATCGCGAGCATATCGACATCATCGCCGCCATCGAGCGCGGCGATGCAGGTGAGGCCGGTGCGGCGATGGTCCGCCACATCGACAACGTCAAGGCGTCGATCATCCGTCACCTTTCAACGATCTGA
- a CDS encoding biotin-dependent carboxyltransferase family protein, with protein sequence MSDSLDAPHLALLDGGLFSTLQDAGRFGYQRVGISNSGAMDLAAMRIANALVGNAPDTAVVEMTMAGMRFTLHADQCRIALAGADMALTINDRPAEPLQAHELARGDRVAIGRARAGMRGYLAIAGGLDLPPVLGSLSTHTRSRLGGLDGGPLQAGARLPLRAAPPGPLLRLDRARLPSVSGPLRVVLGPQAEAFTDAGISTFLSARYVLSNRADRMGCQLEGAAVEHAAGFNIVSDGIANGSIQIPGHGRPIILLADRQTTGGYPKIATVIGPDLGRLAQLRPGDTLSFTAVSPEEAAAAAQQAATALRAAVQAMEPVVLGAAALSSERLLGLNLVGGVTSARDFLDDDTFSEARPA encoded by the coding sequence ATGTCTGACAGCCTCGACGCCCCCCATCTCGCGCTTCTCGACGGCGGCCTGTTCTCCACGCTGCAGGACGCCGGGCGCTTCGGCTATCAGCGCGTCGGCATTTCCAATTCGGGCGCGATGGATCTCGCCGCGATGCGCATCGCCAATGCGCTGGTGGGCAACGCTCCCGACACTGCCGTGGTGGAAATGACCATGGCGGGCATGCGCTTCACGCTTCACGCCGACCAGTGCCGCATCGCGCTCGCCGGCGCCGACATGGCGCTCACGATCAACGACCGGCCGGCCGAGCCTTTGCAGGCACATGAGCTGGCGCGCGGCGACCGGGTCGCGATCGGGCGGGCCCGCGCGGGCATGCGTGGCTATCTCGCCATCGCCGGCGGTCTCGACCTGCCCCCGGTTCTGGGCAGCCTGTCGACCCATACGCGCTCGCGCCTCGGCGGGCTCGACGGCGGCCCGCTCCAGGCAGGCGCGCGCCTGCCGCTGCGCGCGGCCCCGCCCGGCCCGCTGCTGCGGCTGGACCGGGCGCGCCTGCCCTCGGTTTCCGGCCCGCTGCGCGTGGTGCTGGGCCCGCAGGCGGAGGCCTTCACCGACGCAGGAATCAGCACCTTCCTGTCGGCCCGCTACGTTCTGTCGAACCGGGCCGACCGCATGGGCTGCCAGCTCGAAGGCGCGGCGGTCGAGCACGCCGCCGGCTTCAATATCGTCTCCGACGGCATCGCCAATGGCAGCATCCAGATCCCCGGCCACGGCCGGCCGATCATCCTGCTGGCCGACCGGCAGACCACGGGCGGCTACCCCAAGATCGCCACGGTGATCGGGCCGGATCTCGGCCGGCTGGCCCAGCTGCGCCCCGGTGATACGCTGAGCTTCACGGCGGTCTCGCCCGAGGAGGCCGCCGCCGCGGCGCAGCAGGCCGCCACCGCGCTGCGTGCCGCGGTTCAGGCGATGGAGCCGGTTGTCCTGGGCGCCGCCGCGCTCTCCAGCGAGCGCCTTCTCGGCCTCAACCTCGTCGGCGGCGTCACTTCCGCCCGCGATTTTCTTGACGACGACACCTTCAGCGAAGCGAGGCCGGCATGA
- a CDS encoding GntR family transcriptional regulator, with the protein MPGRDKTQARHALANLILELAATLHLPAGHHLTEQWLAAELSVSRTPVRAALTLLAECGVVAARPRHGFFLAVSWDAITHQHALEIPSMPEEAFYAALLRDRLADDLAASFTQTELARRYRVNRTVMLRALTRMADEGLVVRNKGQGWHFLPTLDSERALINSYDFRRTVEPAALLLPSFRLDHAALARLRTEHEYALTSAASDMKASALFALDSSFHEALSGFGGNPYFVQCVQQQNRLRRLLEYQGYANRRRVRDWVEEHLAIIEALEAGEPAHAATLLRTHLDNAVSATPPPSERPRNRL; encoded by the coding sequence ATGCCCGGCCGCGACAAGACACAGGCACGCCACGCCCTCGCCAATCTCATTCTGGAGCTGGCCGCCACGCTGCATCTGCCGGCGGGGCACCATCTGACCGAGCAGTGGCTGGCCGCCGAGCTTTCGGTCTCGCGCACGCCGGTCCGCGCCGCGCTCACCCTGCTGGCGGAGTGTGGCGTGGTGGCCGCGCGCCCGCGCCACGGCTTCTTCCTCGCCGTGTCATGGGACGCGATCACCCACCAGCACGCGCTGGAAATTCCCTCCATGCCGGAGGAAGCGTTCTATGCCGCGCTGCTGCGCGACCGGCTCGCGGATGATCTTGCTGCCTCCTTCACCCAGACCGAGCTGGCGCGCCGCTACCGCGTCAACCGCACCGTCATGCTGCGCGCCCTCACCCGCATGGCCGACGAGGGACTGGTGGTGCGCAACAAGGGGCAGGGCTGGCACTTCCTGCCGACGCTGGATTCCGAGCGGGCGCTCATCAACAGCTACGATTTCCGCCGCACCGTGGAGCCCGCCGCGCTGCTGCTACCCAGCTTCCGGCTCGATCACGCCGCGCTGGCACGCCTGCGCACCGAGCACGAATACGCCCTCACCAGCGCCGCCTCGGACATGAAGGCCAGCGCGCTGTTCGCGCTCGATTCCAGCTTTCACGAGGCGCTGTCGGGGTTCGGCGGCAATCCCTATTTCGTCCAGTGCGTGCAGCAGCAGAACCGGCTGCGGCGTCTGCTCGAATATCAGGGTTACGCCAATCGGCGCCGCGTCAGGGACTGGGTCGAGGAGCATCTCGCCATCATCGAGGCGCTGGAGGCCGGCGAGCCGGCCCACGCCGCGACCCTGCTGCGCACGCATCTCGACAATGCGGTGTCGGCCACCCCGCCGCCCTCCGAGCGCCCGCGCAATCGCCTGTAG
- a CDS encoding dihydrodipicolinate synthase family protein, with product MSSQKISETTCGVYIISPTPFTEDGRLDLASTDTLLDFYDAKGVTGITILGVLGEAGKLTPDEATQFLDHVMKRVDGTLPIVVGASNPGTDNLVRFANRAMEKGAAGLMIAPLPGLKTDDQIYAYWETVLSRLGPDIPVCYQDYPQTTQVVTSVSVLNRLIDDFPNFVMLKHEEGSGLSKITKLRERSDSGKGRRVSILVGNGGLYLPQELRRGVDGAMTGFAYPEMLVEVCAKFHAGAVEEAENLFDIYLPILRHEQQLGFGLAVRKEILRRRGAIACSITRHPGPRLTARDHQELDELMARLDAKLGK from the coding sequence ATGTCTAGTCAGAAAATCAGCGAGACCACATGCGGCGTGTACATCATATCGCCGACGCCTTTCACCGAGGATGGAAGGCTGGATCTTGCGAGCACCGATACGCTGCTCGACTTCTATGACGCCAAGGGCGTGACCGGCATCACCATTCTCGGCGTGCTCGGCGAGGCCGGGAAGCTGACGCCGGACGAGGCGACCCAGTTCCTCGACCATGTGATGAAGCGCGTGGACGGCACGCTGCCGATCGTGGTCGGCGCCAGCAATCCGGGCACCGACAACCTCGTGCGCTTCGCCAACCGCGCGATGGAGAAGGGCGCCGCCGGGCTCATGATCGCGCCGCTGCCGGGGCTGAAGACGGACGACCAGATCTACGCCTATTGGGAGACGGTGCTGTCCCGCCTCGGACCGGATATCCCGGTGTGCTACCAGGACTATCCGCAGACCACGCAGGTGGTGACCTCGGTCAGCGTGCTGAACCGGCTGATCGACGACTTCCCCAACTTCGTCATGCTCAAGCATGAGGAAGGCTCGGGCCTGTCGAAGATCACCAAGCTGCGCGAGCGCTCGGATTCCGGCAAGGGGCGCCGCGTCTCGATTCTGGTGGGCAATGGCGGGCTCTATCTGCCGCAGGAGCTGCGCCGCGGCGTCGATGGCGCCATGACCGGCTTCGCCTATCCCGAGATGCTGGTCGAGGTGTGTGCGAAGTTCCACGCCGGCGCGGTGGAGGAAGCCGAGAACCTGTTCGACATCTACCTGCCGATCCTGCGCCACGAACAGCAGCTCGGCTTCGGGCTCGCGGTGCGCAAGGAGATCCTGCGCCGGCGCGGGGCGATCGCCTGCTCGATCACGCGCCATCCCGGCCCGCGTCTGACGGCGCGCGACCACCAGGAACTCGACGAGCTGATGGCGCGCCTCGACGCCAAGCTGGGGAAGTGA
- the speB gene encoding agmatinase, whose translation MSVLPTDSLASPRFCGVPTFMRLPQATTLEGLDAAIIGLPSDSGAPFRTGARFAPHAVRAMSIMLRPINPYRGGINVFERLRVADAGDAAVVPGYLEETLARIEMSVRALVEAGLTPFGIGGDHSVTLAELRAVAATHGPLALIQFDSHTDTWDNYFAGKKYSAGTPFRRGIEEGIIDPSHSIQIGMRGSLFSPDDVSQSLDLGYDVVTTDEMFAMGMPALAARIAARTAGRPAFLTFDLDFVDPAAAPGVQTPEAGGPNARETLDLLRRLKDIRLVGADVVELSPSYDQPAQITALLAATVMAELLALRAEG comes from the coding sequence ATGAGCGTCCTGCCGACCGATTCGCTCGCCAGTCCGCGCTTCTGCGGCGTGCCGACCTTCATGCGCCTGCCGCAGGCGACCACGCTGGAGGGGCTGGACGCCGCTATTATCGGCCTGCCCTCCGATTCCGGCGCCCCGTTCCGCACCGGCGCGCGCTTCGCGCCGCATGCGGTGCGGGCGATGTCGATCATGCTGCGGCCGATCAATCCCTATCGCGGTGGCATCAACGTGTTCGAGCGCCTGCGGGTGGCCGATGCCGGCGATGCGGCGGTGGTGCCGGGCTATCTGGAGGAGACGCTGGCGCGCATCGAGATGTCGGTGCGGGCGCTGGTGGAGGCCGGCCTCACCCCGTTCGGCATCGGGGGCGACCATTCGGTGACGCTGGCCGAGCTGCGCGCGGTGGCGGCGACCCACGGCCCGCTGGCGCTGATCCAGTTCGACTCCCACACCGACACCTGGGATAATTATTTTGCCGGCAAAAAATATAGCGCCGGCACGCCCTTCCGCCGCGGTATCGAAGAGGGGATCATCGACCCCTCGCACTCGATCCAGATCGGCATGCGCGGTTCGCTGTTCTCGCCCGACGATGTGAGCCAGTCGCTGGATCTGGGCTACGACGTAGTGACCACCGACGAGATGTTCGCGATGGGCATGCCCGCGCTTGCCGCGCGCATCGCCGCGCGGACCGCCGGGCGCCCGGCCTTCCTGACCTTCGACCTCGACTTCGTCGATCCCGCCGCCGCCCCCGGGGTGCAGACCCCGGAAGCGGGCGGGCCGAACGCGCGCGAGACGCTGGACCTGCTGCGCCGGCTCAAGGACATCCGCCTTGTCGGTGCCGACGTTGTCGAGCTGAGCCCGAGCTACGACCAGCCCGCGCAGATCACCGCGCTGCTCGCGGCGACGGTGATGGCCGAACTGCTCGCCCTGCGTGCGGAGGGCTGA
- a CDS encoding amino acid ABC transporter ATP-binding protein produces the protein MAGTGTTAAPLLRISDLRKSFGAHEVLKGISLDVHAGEVVSVIGASGSGKSTFLRCINMMEMPDGGVLDFEDFRFDFAPGARGRPSSAQLRALRARIGMVFQSYNLWPHMTVLENVIEAPMRVNGVPRSAAVAIAEELLERIGLADKSGAYPSRLSGGQQQRVAIVRALAMKPRLMLFDEVTSALDPELVGEVLALMAALAEEGMTMLLVTHEIGFAREVSTRTVFFDQGLIAEDGPPREVLYQPRSERLQQFLKRVLHEHVAGAGLTGNGDSAIGGRS, from the coding sequence ATGGCGGGGACCGGGACCACGGCCGCACCGCTGCTGCGCATAAGCGACCTGCGCAAGAGCTTCGGCGCCCATGAGGTGCTCAAGGGCATCTCGCTGGACGTGCATGCCGGCGAGGTGGTGTCGGTCATCGGGGCCAGCGGCTCGGGCAAGAGCACGTTCCTGCGCTGCATCAACATGATGGAAATGCCCGATGGCGGGGTGCTCGACTTCGAGGACTTCCGCTTCGATTTTGCGCCCGGCGCGCGCGGCCGGCCCTCGTCGGCGCAGCTGAGGGCGCTTCGCGCGCGCATCGGCATGGTGTTCCAGAGCTACAATCTCTGGCCGCACATGACGGTGCTGGAGAACGTGATCGAGGCGCCGATGCGGGTGAACGGCGTGCCGCGCAGCGCGGCCGTCGCCATAGCCGAGGAACTGCTGGAGCGTATCGGCCTCGCCGACAAGAGCGGCGCCTATCCCAGCCGGCTCTCCGGCGGACAGCAGCAGCGCGTCGCCATTGTCCGCGCGCTGGCGATGAAGCCCCGGCTGATGCTGTTCGACGAGGTGACCTCCGCACTTGACCCCGAGCTGGTGGGCGAGGTGCTCGCGCTCATGGCGGCGCTGGCGGAGGAGGGCATGACCATGCTGCTCGTGACCCACGAGATCGGCTTCGCCCGCGAGGTGTCGACCCGCACGGTGTTCTTCGACCAGGGCCTCATCGCCGAGGACGGCCCCCCGCGCGAGGTGCTGTACCAGCCCAGGAGCGAGCGGCTGCAGCAGTTTCTCAAGCGCGTGCTGCACGAGCACGTGGCCGGCGCGGGACTGACGGGGAACGGCGACAGCGCCATCGGAGGCCGGTCATGA
- a CDS encoding GntR family transcriptional regulator: MTDRDEDRPDMLEPAPKALSQMAYDRLLDRLIKREIPVGSVLQERRLADSLDISRTPVREALNRLESEGFVTRKPGRVLVVKEFSTRELIETLHVRQIMESEAISLAAARVPMEELDAVEADIHALLATPNPSAEADWQVDSRLHRMIATHSGNAVLAGMIESLRVKTYTFNLDRVPERFDTGHREHLVMIAALRQRDRDAARAAIQQHIENVKQSIILKLSSI; this comes from the coding sequence ATGACGGACAGGGACGAGGACAGGCCGGACATGCTGGAGCCGGCGCCGAAGGCGCTGAGCCAGATGGCCTATGACCGGCTGCTCGACCGGCTCATCAAGCGCGAGATTCCTGTCGGCTCGGTGCTGCAGGAGCGCCGGCTGGCCGATTCCCTCGACATCTCGCGCACACCGGTGCGCGAGGCGCTGAACCGGCTCGAAAGCGAGGGCTTCGTCACCCGCAAGCCCGGCCGCGTGCTGGTGGTGAAGGAGTTCTCCACCCGCGAGCTGATCGAGACGCTGCATGTCCGCCAGATCATGGAGAGCGAGGCCATCTCGCTGGCGGCGGCGCGCGTGCCGATGGAGGAGCTCGACGCGGTCGAGGCCGACATCCACGCCCTGCTCGCGACCCCCAACCCGAGCGCCGAGGCCGACTGGCAGGTCGACAGCCGGCTGCACCGGATGATCGCCACCCATAGCGGCAACGCCGTGCTGGCGGGTATGATCGAGAGCCTGCGGGTCAAGACCTACACCTTCAACCTCGACCGCGTGCCCGAGCGTTTCGACACCGGACACCGCGAACATCTGGTGATGATCGCCGCGCTCCGGCAGCGCGACCGCGACGCGGCGCGCGCGGCGATCCAGCAGCACATCGAGAACGTGAAGCAAAGCATCATTCTGAAGCTCAGCAGTATTTGA